A window of Corythoichthys intestinalis isolate RoL2023-P3 chromosome 14, ASM3026506v1, whole genome shotgun sequence contains these coding sequences:
- the sugp1 gene encoding SURP and G-patch domain-containing protein 1, giving the protein MESNETGRGGWKTKNQNPQKQKMNMNIIRQEQLIAKKKKEIEARMAEQAKINAQTPNKCLPPSSPTTQGTSNKFVNDGSFLQQFMKMQKQKPNSSSGSPTDSKNPQSTTGGNPAQRKNALVGKRPGVGTMLSQFKSYSQSKKNPVLSQRPSVFCSPDDDDEDEIDFTELLNMKVSPPEDPDTRLIINKMASFVAEGGPELERQAKEDYKDDPVFSFLHDRNSMEYLYYKKTVAELRNNAPTPENTAVNVSPSVDAETQEVAEQLARFVAEGGPEVESIAIERNRDNPTFSFLFDQQNPANRFYKEKLREYREAASRTSSSPEAEFETEPRRAAAPPRPQISVPPVSEAPGQAEDTPPVKRKRKSRWGSEDDKVELPVPSIVIPQDMAVPDPNMPSLSAQDLQGLGYRKGKPVGLIGVTELSEDQKKQLKEQQEMQEMFDMIMKHKRAMAEMQQMWDKAIKDHQREYDSDEEVDEDDGTWEHRLRKMEMEKTREWAESLTDMGKGKHFIGDFLPPEELEKFMETFKALKEGRDPDYSEYKEFKLTVENLGFRMLMKMGWKEGEGLGTEGQGIKAPVNKGTTASNGAGFGVERPAELSKSDDEYDAFRKRMMLAYRFRPNPLNNPRRPYY; this is encoded by the exons GGAGAGGAGGATGGAAAACCAAGAATCAGAACCCTCAGAAACAGAAGATGAACATGAATATTATACGCCAAGAACAATTGATAGCTAAGAAAAAGAAGGAAATTGAGGCCAGAATGGCAGAGCAAGCTAAAATCAATGCACAAACGCCCAACAAATGTCTGCCTCCAAG TTCCCCTACAACGCAAGGGACCTCCAACAAGTTCGTCAACGATGGCAGCTTCTTACAGCAGTTCATGAAGATGCAGAAGCAGAAACCGAACAGCAGTTCTG gcTCCCCCACTGACTCCAAAAATCCCCAATCAACGACAGGAGGAAACCCTGCGCAGAGAAAAAACGCTTTAGTCGGCAAGCGGCCCGGCGTCGGTACCATGCTCAGCCAGTTTAAGAGCTATTCGCAGTCGAAGAAGAATCCAGTTCTCAGCCAGAGGCCAAGTGTGTTTTGTTCCCCGGATGACGACGACGAGGATGAGATTGATTTCACAGAACTCTTAAATATGAAAG TTTCTCCCCCAGAGGACCCAGACACCAGACTCATTATCAACAAGATGGCCTCCTTTGTGGCGGAGGGGGGACCCGAGCTGGAGAGACAGGCCAAGGAGGACTACAAGGACGATCCCGTTTTCTC ATTTTTACATGACAGAAACAGTATGGAGTATCTGTActacaaaaagacagttgcggaATTGAGAAACAATGCTCCAACGCCTGAGAACACGGCCGTTAACG TCTCCCCCTCAGTGGATGCGGAAACCCAGGAAGTGGCCGAGCAGCTCGCCAGGTTTGTGGCTGAGGGTGGCCCAGAAGTGGAAAGCATCGCTATCGAGCGTAACCGCGACAACCCTACCTTCAG TTTTTTATTCGATCAGCAAAACCCAGCCAACCGTTTCTACAAAGAGAAGCTACGAGAGTATCGCGAGGCCGCCTCGCGGACTTCCTCATCTCCGGAGGCGGAGTTCGAGACAGAGCCTCGGAGAGCGGCTGCTCCTCCGCGACCGCAGATTTCGGTCCCCCCGGTGTCTGAAGCGCCCGGTCAGGCGGAAGACACGCCGCCCGTCAAACGTAAGAGGAAGAGTAGATGGGGGTCCGAAGACGACAAAGTGGAGCTTCCCGTTCCTTCCATCGTCATCCCTCAGGATATGGCTGTTCCAGACCCCAACATGCCATCGCTTTCTG CTCAAGATCTTCAAGGTCTTGGTTATAGAAAGGGAAAGCCTGTAGGTCTGATTGGTGTGACAGAACTATCTGAAGACCAGAAGAAACAACTAAAAGAACAACAAGAG ATGCAAGAGATGTTCGACATGATCATGAAACACAAGCGCGCAATGGCCGAGATGCAGCAGATGTGGGACAAGGCCATCAAAGACCACCAGCGCGAGTACGACAGCGACGAAGAAGTGGACGAGGACGACGGCACCTGGGAGCATCGTCTCCGAAAAATGGAAATGGAGAAGACGCGAG AGTGGGCAGAATCTCTGACAGACATGGGAAAAGGGAAACACTTCATTGGAGACTTTCTGCCGCCTGAGGAGCTGGAGAAGTTTATGGAGACTTTTAAAGCACTCAAG GAGGGACGGGACCCAGATTACTCTGAATATAAAGAGTTCAAGTTGACAGTGGAGAATCTGGGTTTCCGCATGCTGATGAAGATGGGTTGGAAGGAAGGGGAAGGCCTCGGGACTGAAGGGCAAGGCATCAAGGCTCCTGTCAACAA